From a region of the Solanum stenotomum isolate F172 chromosome 2, ASM1918654v1, whole genome shotgun sequence genome:
- the LOC125854228 gene encoding premnaspirodiene oxygenase-like isoform X1 produces MESQQLSFIIFISIVLFLYSFFLLSQKWKKSKSPNKTLPPGPWRLPFIGNLHQLMSDLPHRSLRNLSKKYGPIMHLRLGYISTIIVSSPEMAKEIMKTQDLYFVDRPQIMSASIIFYDCTDIACSPYGDYWRNMRKVCVLELLSTKMVKSFASIRQEEISNLISSLRSSTPDSLINLSNKIFWFTNTVTCRSVSGKIIHDRNKLIMLVKDIFSLIGGFDLTDLFPSQKWLHNISGMKSKLSKAHSKADEILEKIVNDHRDNRAKGKKCNGESGNEDFVDALLRVMESEEFGPPITNQNIKAVILDMFLAGTETASTTIIWAFLELMKNPRVMEKAQLEVREQLNGKKTFNDTDLEELNYLQFVIKETLRLHPPVPLLVPRECREETKINGYTIPMKSKVLVNAWSIGRDPKYWHNSESFIPERFENSSIDFRGSHFEFIPFGAGRRMCPGMLFGLVNVAHPLSQLLYHFDWKVPNGVNPNDLDTIETEGLTARRKNDLYLIATPFGLSK; encoded by the exons ATGGAGAGTCAGCAATTGTCCTTCATTATCTTTATCTCAATAGTGCTCTTCCTCtactctttctttcttctatcTCAAAAATGGAAGAAATCAAAATCTCCAAACAAAACATTGCCTCCTGGACCATGGAGACTACCTTTTATAGGAAACTTGCATCAATTAATGAGCGATCTACCACATCGTTCACTTAGAAATCTATCGAAAAAATATGGCCCGATCATGCACTTACGTCTTGGGTATATTTCAACAATTATTGTATCGTCACCAGAAATGGCAaaagaaatcatgaaaactcaagaCCTCTATTTTGTAGATAGGCCACAAATTATGTCCGCGAGTATCATATTTTATGATTGCACGGACATAGCCTGTAGTCCATATGGAGATTACTGGAGAAATATGCGAAAGGTTTGTGTCCTAGAACTTCTTAGTACAAAAATGGTCAAATCATTTGCTTCAATTCGACAAGAAGAGATATCAAATCTCATTTCATCTCTACGTTCCAGTACACCTGACTCATTGATCAACTTATCCAACAAGATCTTTTGGTTTACAAATACTGTAACTTGTAGGTCAGTATCTGGAAAAATCATACATGATCGAAATAAGTTAATAATGTTggtaaaagatattttttcattaattggAGGATTTGACTTAACTGATTTGTTTCCTTCCCAAAAGTGGCTCCATAATATCAGTGGAATGAAATCCAAATTGTCAAAGGCACACTCAAAGGCTGATGAAATCTTGGAGAAAATCGTTAATGATCATCGAGATAATCGAGCAAAAGGTAAGAAATGTAATGGTGAGTCTGGAAATGAAGATTTTGTTGATGCTTTACTTAGAGTAATGGAGAGCGAAGAATTTGGACCTCCTATTACAAATCAAAACATTAAAGCAGTCATACTT GACATGTTTCTAGCAGGAACTGAAACAGCTTCTACAACAATAATTTGGGCATTTTTAGAACTAATGAAAAATCCACGTGTCATGGAGAAAGCACAACTCGAAGTGAGAGAACAATTAAATGggaaaaaaacatttaatgaTACTGATTTGGAAGAGTTGAACTACTTGCAATTTGTTATCAAAGAAACATTAAGGCTACACCCTCCGGTTCCTCTACTAGTCCCAAGGGAATGTAGAGAGGAAACAAAGATCAATGGATACACAATACCTATGAAATCAAAAGTTCTGGTTAATGCATGGTCGATTGGTAGAGATCCCAAATACTGGCATAATTCAGAAAGCTTTATACCTGAGAGATTTGAGAATAGTAGTATTGACTTTAGAGGAAGTCACTTTGAATTTATTCCGTTTGGTGCAGGAAGAAGAATGTGTCCTGGAATGTTATTTGGTTTAGTTAATGTTGCACATCCTTTATCCCAATTACTTTATCACTTTGATTGGAAGGTTCCTAATGGAGTTAATCCAAATGATTTGGACACGATTGAAACAGAAGGATTAACAGCCAGGCGAAAGAATGATCTTTATTTAATTGCTACTCCATTTGGTCTCTCTAAATAA